Genomic window (Coraliomargarita sinensis):
GGAAGCGGACCTCGCCTTTCACTCCATTGACCACAATCCGAAATACTACAATTACGGCGGCGAAGAACCGACCCATATTCCCTACTGGACTTTCGGCAGTGCCTACTGGACGCCCGAGTGGGACCCTGAGGTGCACACCCGGGAAAAGATGCTGAAGAACGTTTACCACCGCCGCTACATGATTCGGGCACAGGCGGCCAAAGCCATGCTCGTGATGGGGCGCCTCGATGACTTGGAGAATCTGCTCAGTGACCCTGACCCGCGGGTGCGCCGGGCCGGGATCGACGGTCTGATCGACTACCGCTACTGGTTTGCGATGGGCAAGAACCCGGTCAAGCCGGAGCAGTTCACCCCCGGCATGCTCAAGGCCGTACGTCGGATGTTGAGTGACCCCGAAGAATCCTGGTGGGTCGTCGATGGCGCGCTCATGTTGCTCAAGCAAGCATCGGCCGAAGAGATTATTGCCATGCTGCCACTTATCAAACCATGGACCCAGCACAGCGACTGGTGGCTGCGGGAAGATGCCTTTGTCGCCCTTTCCGGGACCGAGAAGGATCCGGAACATTATCAAAAGGTGCTTCCCCTGATGCTCGATATTTTGGCGAATGAATACCACACCATGCCCCGCGGCCGCATGCTTAATCATTTCAATGCCATGCTGAGAAAGCACGGCGAGAAAAGTGACATCGGCTCGACCATCGTTGCTGGCCTGAAGGACTCCGTGCAGGAAAGTGAGATTAAAGACGGGCTACGCGCCCCCGAGGGCGCCTGGAATGTGATGCAGGCCGCCAAGCTCTGCCTGGAGCGTGACCCGTCCACCGCCATGGCTGTCGCTGAAATGATCCGCCAGCGGATGGACTCATTCGATACCGGTAGCTTGATCACACTTGTGGGTACGCCCAACTCCAATGCACGCGTGCCCAAAAACGGACTTTATCCTGCCCTGGAAACCCTTCAAGGCGATCAGCATGACGCATTGGTCGATGCACTCTACGGGACCTACCGCGAGGAATTCATTGCCCGCATCAAGCAGGAGGAACGCCCTTACGATCAGGCTCTGGTCGACACTCTGATCGATCTCACCCAGTTGAAAGAAGATGCTGCCGGCTGGCAGCCGCTGGGCACACTCAAACCGGAAGACCGGATCTGGCGCTTCACCACCTTCGATCCCATGCGTGAAGAAGACGAAATGCACCCGCGCGAACGCAAGCGCTTCCGCCGCGTGCAGATGGCGCAGCAGCTCGATGGCTGGCAGAACGTCGACTTCGATGACCGCGCTTGGCGCACCGGCAGAGGCCCGATCGGCAAGGGCCCCGATGAATTCCGCGGCGTGCAAATCCCGAACGTGACGGATTGGGGCGAAGGCGAGTTCATTATCATGCGCACCACCTTCGAGGTCGAGGATCTGGATTATGATGCCTTCCGGCTCCGCATCCTCGCCCGTCAGGGATATGATGTTTACCTGAACGGCAAGCTAGTCGAAAACTACGTCTGGTGGAAAGATATGCCCGCCTACCGGCGCTTCCCCCTCAGTCCGCAGGAAGCCAAGTTACTAAAGAAAGGGACCAACGTCCTCGCGGCCTACGGGAATATGGAATACCATAAAAAGACCAAGGAGCCCGCCGCACAAATGGACCTCTACGTCGAAGGCCTTCGCCTGTCCGATATCATTGGCGATTAATACCAAGTCTCACCGCTTCAAGAGCATGAGCCCGCTGCTGAGAAAAATAGCCGCAGCGATCAAAGCTTCACCGCCGGACGCACGAAGTATGTCGCTGGAGCTTTGAGTCATGACAATCACCAAGAGAATCACGCCTAATGTGACCAGAATTTGAGAAGGGGTAATTATGTTTTTCAATCTTTTATGGGGGATAGACAGTTTGCGGCGCCGCGCTCATGAATTGACGCAGGCCTGATTGTAACATGACCAGTCGTCACAAGAAAGCGACCAAACAATGTGAGAGACCTTTTCAAAAGAAGGTTTGAACTTATTTCCGTAGCAATGGTGCGCTATCATCGTCGAATATTTCCGTGAACAGGAGATAAAACTGCCCCGCGTCAGTTCGCTTCGCCATGATCCTTGGTTCGCACCGTTATCGCAGGTAATACGAATGCACGTTGTTTTGGCCGAACATGTGTTCGCGGTTGCCAGAGGAGCCGAAGCCCTTTCAATTTCACCTATGTTCAGCGAGCTCGCCCTGACGGACCGTACGGCCTTTGCCGCCGGAGCCGGAATCTACCTTGTCGCCTTCCTTCTCGGGTTGGTGATGTTGCTGCTGCGCAAGCCCTACTCACGGGCCGTCATGTTTGCCTTACTGACCGGGGGCTTTCTTATGCAGACCCTGGGGCTGAACCTGCGTGGTGCCGAGATCAAGGCTTGCCCACTGGGCAACAGCTTCGAAATCGCCCAGTTTATTGCCTGGTCGCTGGTGCTGCTTTTCTTTATTGTCGGACCCGCATTCAAGCTTCGGCTGTTGGGTTTTTTCACCTCGGGATTGGCGGCAGTGATCGCCGGCGGGGCGCTTCTCGTGCCAAACTGGGACCGCCCCTATCCACCCGGAATTTTTGGCGGCAATCCGTGGATTGAGTTGCACGCGGCGCTCGCCATTTTCAGCTACGGCGTCTTCGCTATTCTCGCTCTGGTCTCGGTCATGTTTCTCATCCAGCAGCACGGGCTTAAAAAGAAACAGTTCAAGGGCATCTACCAATACCTGCCCTCGGTCCACCAACTCGATCTCATGGCCAAACGTTTGCTGGTGACCGGTGTTATCGTCCTGACCGCGGCGCTTGTCTTCGGCGCTGTCTTCTGGATCAACAACCTCGACCTGGTGCCCATTTTCAAACTCACGGCGACCTGCCTGATCTGGCTAGGCTACGTCATCGTCGTCGTGCTGCGCATGCAGAAGCGGCTTGTCACGCGGCGTCACGCCATCGCAGCCATCATCCTTTTCCTTCTGGCCATGGCCTCTCTATGGCCGGTGCAGTCAGCTCATAAAGAAGCGCACAGTGCTATCGAGGCACCTGCCTCCGCCACCAAGTAAAGCAGTCTCTGATGGGTGATTCATTAAAGTCATTGTTTGTCTTGGGCAGTTCGCACAACGAAGCGCCCCTTGAGGTGCGCGAACGGCTGGCTCTCAGCGGGGAGAAACTCGCACAGCTTCAGCGTACTTTACTGGAGGACAGCGCCATCCGGGAATGTCTGGTAGTCAATACCTGCAACCGTCTTGAGATCTATGGTCTAGCCAATCCCGGCGAAAAGACGGAAGAAACCGTACGCAATTACCTCTGCCAGGCCCAGGGCGTAAGCCGGGAACTGCTCGACGAACACTCATTCTGGCATACCAACCTTGATGTGCTCCAGCACGCCTTGGAGGTCTCCGCCGGTTTGGACTCTCAAATGGTCGGTGAAACAGAAATCCTCGGACAAATGAAAGAGGCCTACGCACAGGCGAAAGCCGCCAAGGCAACCGGCACCGTGTTGAACCGCCTCTTTGAAAAAAGCTTTCAGGCCGCCAAATCAGCCCGAACTCAAACCGGTATTACCCGCGGCCAGGTCAGTATCGGGAATGTCGCGGTAGATTTGGCCAGCCGTATTTTCGGCAACCTCGATAAAAGCCGTGTGCTGCTGCTGGGTAGCGGTGAGGTCGGCGAAAAGACAGCCCAGGCCCTCAAGAGCCGGGGTGTGGCGGATATTTCCGTCAGCAGCCGGACCTACGAAAACGCCCATCGCCTGGCCCACGAACTCAAGGGCGCGGCGATCGACTTCGACGACTTCATCGAACAACTTTACCATTTCGACATTGTGATTGGTTCCACCGCAGCGCCGGGAACTCTTCTAAGCAAGGAAGTTGTTCGAACCGCCATACGTTCACGCCCGGATCAACCCTTCTTCCTTATCGATCTGGCCATGCCCCGCGATATCGACCCGAAAGTTGAGGATCTGGAGAATGTATACCTCTACAATCTCGACGACCTCTCCAAAATTGCCAACGAAAACCTGGCCGCCCGACAGTCCGAAATTGAGCGCGCCCGGGATATTCTGAAAGGGCACGCCTGGAACCTCTGGCTACAACTGCGCCGGCGTGAATTGATGCGCGGGATCTAAAATATTTGCTCTGACCCACAAGCGATCTCGACATCTCTATTTTGGTTTCCAGTTTCTAGGGACTTAATTTTTATTTGATCATGAAACCAACGACAAAACCCACCCGCCCATTCTTTTCATCCGGCCCTTGCTCGAAGCGCCCCGGCTGGTCGCTCGATGCACTTGACGGAGCACTCGTTGGCCGCTCCCACCGCGCCAAAGCCGCCAAAGCTCGCATCCAGGAGGTCATTGAAAAATCGAAGTCGATTCTTGGCATACCCGAAGGTTACGTTTGCGGAATTGTTCCAGCCTCCGATACCGGCGCG
Coding sequences:
- a CDS encoding DUF6288 domain-containing protein; this translates as MQNLIQYFSHPLFISLGLLLPSLATAAGNNNAGPDQVYQLRPAEDKERAFGHVGATGIFARIYPGVEVRVESLIEGSPADGKFAVGDILTGVNGVQLQGKNPFVVLGNALTEAEATNGKLTFDVRSPEGKATRKQTITIPVYGPYSETWPLDCAKSDKIVREAAEFFSDPKWLQDTGMPGALTALFLLSTGDDKYLPTVKAYFDNFPDKVEQIGKHTWNNGYNGIACAEYYLRTGDKSVLPIIQYYADDAERRQKFGVGWIHWGDGVNPRYVAGGLMNPAGAQVLTTLLLAKECGVDVDEDTLLGSLRYFYRFAGKGTVPYGDHRGEGALGSNGKDGMIAAAMQIACGSSGDTTIYEEARKHLGLSMMTSYSGLVVGHGDKGRGDAIWRSLVSHYLMDLRPEQYRTAMDRLKWWHDLSRLPSGALEFATLEWRNGDLGSSGAGVGLSYTAPRKTLRITGAPRTEHSVDYKLPEQLWGTEADLAFHSIDHNPKYYNYGGEEPTHIPYWTFGSAYWTPEWDPEVHTREKMLKNVYHRRYMIRAQAAKAMLVMGRLDDLENLLSDPDPRVRRAGIDGLIDYRYWFAMGKNPVKPEQFTPGMLKAVRRMLSDPEESWWVVDGALMLLKQASAEEIIAMLPLIKPWTQHSDWWLREDAFVALSGTEKDPEHYQKVLPLMLDILANEYHTMPRGRMLNHFNAMLRKHGEKSDIGSTIVAGLKDSVQESEIKDGLRAPEGAWNVMQAAKLCLERDPSTAMAVAEMIRQRMDSFDTGSLITLVGTPNSNARVPKNGLYPALETLQGDQHDALVDALYGTYREEFIARIKQEERPYDQALVDTLIDLTQLKEDAAGWQPLGTLKPEDRIWRFTTFDPMREEDEMHPRERKRFRRVQMAQQLDGWQNVDFDDRAWRTGRGPIGKGPDEFRGVQIPNVTDWGEGEFIIMRTTFEVEDLDYDAFRLRILARQGYDVYLNGKLVENYVWWKDMPAYRRFPLSPQEAKLLKKGTNVLAAYGNMEYHKKTKEPAAQMDLYVEGLRLSDIIGD
- a CDS encoding cytochrome C assembly family protein → MFSELALTDRTAFAAGAGIYLVAFLLGLVMLLLRKPYSRAVMFALLTGGFLMQTLGLNLRGAEIKACPLGNSFEIAQFIAWSLVLLFFIVGPAFKLRLLGFFTSGLAAVIAGGALLVPNWDRPYPPGIFGGNPWIELHAALAIFSYGVFAILALVSVMFLIQQHGLKKKQFKGIYQYLPSVHQLDLMAKRLLVTGVIVLTAALVFGAVFWINNLDLVPIFKLTATCLIWLGYVIVVVLRMQKRLVTRRHAIAAIILFLLAMASLWPVQSAHKEAHSAIEAPASATK
- the hemA gene encoding glutamyl-tRNA reductase → MGDSLKSLFVLGSSHNEAPLEVRERLALSGEKLAQLQRTLLEDSAIRECLVVNTCNRLEIYGLANPGEKTEETVRNYLCQAQGVSRELLDEHSFWHTNLDVLQHALEVSAGLDSQMVGETEILGQMKEAYAQAKAAKATGTVLNRLFEKSFQAAKSARTQTGITRGQVSIGNVAVDLASRIFGNLDKSRVLLLGSGEVGEKTAQALKSRGVADISVSSRTYENAHRLAHELKGAAIDFDDFIEQLYHFDIVIGSTAAPGTLLSKEVVRTAIRSRPDQPFFLIDLAMPRDIDPKVEDLENVYLYNLDDLSKIANENLAARQSEIERARDILKGHAWNLWLQLRRRELMRGI